A single region of the Trachemys scripta elegans isolate TJP31775 chromosome 19, CAS_Tse_1.0, whole genome shotgun sequence genome encodes:
- the RNF186 gene encoding E3 ubiquitin-protein ligase RNF186: protein MEGSTGKLHIENESSSPGPSAADTDRLGSTKEETADINRLESTKEEAVDKDCPGSSSPSATELSNPDASKPPASEMNCPNSSKPPVTVMDSPDSRKVLVSEMDHRRSSKSSMADMDCLICFNRYHIYRRPKLLACQHAFCEVCLKLILQNEDNTWMITCPLCRKPTVVFGGLIRTLLDKEDIVGRLESPCPNAEIHLSPEGLHGTGGTQSSHATVCENQDIPSINQTAVQRLVLLLLLVVILIILVLPFVYTGLIKWVLCLVLILGLIMSLVLCCNPNFNCSSLGISLPFFHKKESHVISIA from the coding sequence ATGGAGGGATCAACTGGCAAGCTACACATCGAAAATGAATCAAGTTCTCCTGGACCATCAGCTGCAGACACTGACAGATTGGGGTCCACTAAAGAAGAAACTGCAGACATTAACAGACTGGAGTCCACTAAAGAAGAAGCTGTAGACAAGGATTGTCCAGGCTCCTCTTCACCATCAGCCACAGAACTGAGCAATCCAGATGCCTCTAAGCCACCAGCTTCAGAAATGAACTGTCCAAACTCAAGTAAGCCTCCAGTGACAGTAATGGACTCTCCAGACTCCCGTAAAGTATTAGTTTCAGAAATGGACCACCGACGTTCATCCAAATCATCAATGGCAGATATGGACTGCCTCATCTGCTTCAACAGGTATCACATTTACAGGAGACCTAAGCTCCTGGCTTGCCAACATGCCTTCTGTGAAGTCTGCCTCAAGCTCATCCTTCAGAACGAGGACAATACCTGGATGATCACCTGCCCTCTGTGCAGAAAACCCACTGTTGTGTTTGGAGGGCTTATCCGCACCCTTCTTGATAAAGAAGATATCGTAGGCCGTTTGGAAAGCCCTTGTCCAAATGCTGAGATACACCTCTCTCCTGAAGGGCTACATGGCACTGGTGGAACTCAATCCAGCCATGCCACTGTCTGTGAAAACCAGGACATTCCCAGTATCAATCAAACAGCTGTCCAAAGACTTGTGTTGCTCTTGCTGCTCGTGGTGATCCTGATCATCCTCGTACTCCCATTTGTGTACACTGGACTGATTAAATGGGTCCTCTGCCTTGTGCTTATATTGGGCTTGATCATGTCTTTGGTGCTTTGCTGCAACCCTAACTTCAATTGCAGCTCTTTGGGGATTTCACTTCCCTTCTTCCACAAGAAAGAGAGCCACGTTATATCCATTGCCTGA